A genomic window from Candidatus Cloacimonadota bacterium includes:
- the metG gene encoding methionine--tRNA ligase, which translates to MNKEKYLVTSALPYANGHLHIGHVAGAYLPADIFVRFQRLLGNDIIYICGSDENGAPISIKAEAEGKTPREIVDFYHDSITKSFKDLEIEFDNFSGTARSVHTEISQNFFLALYNKGFVTEKTTQQLYCEHDKRFLADRYIEGTCPYCGAEGARGDQCDGCGKLIDATKLIDPKCKICGNTPVIRETTNWYLELPKFEKPLREWLETKKSYWKENVLNFILSWLDEGLIDRSITRDLNWGIPVPLEGAEGKVLYVWFDAPIGYISSTVEWAEKLGTPERWKDYWLDPDTKLIHFIGKDNIPFHTITWPSVLMEQDEEFVLPYDVPANEYLNIKGQKTSTSRNYAIWVKDVVRDFNPEFLRYYLAAIAPETKDSDFSWEDFQAKINNELANILGNLANRVFTFVNKYFDGNIQRPENLSELSKNTLDEAHKLIVDVKDSYENYRVRKAVKLILDIARSGNKFFDETSPWKAVKENKQQAAETLYVCTELLRIISIILSPVLPKSMRELRTMLNLDQPLKWDSVNTPLIKTKLGEIQRLFRKITDKEVKHQNELLEIQSGSAPVLKHKPEIEYDDFAKIELRVVKVIAAESIPKANKLLKLQVECAGEKRQVVAGLSQYYKPEDLVGKQIVLLMNLKPRNLMGLESNGMILAANSEDGVALVVPDKKVPEGSDVL; encoded by the coding sequence ATGAATAAAGAGAAATATTTAGTAACAAGCGCACTTCCCTATGCCAATGGACATCTCCATATCGGGCATGTGGCAGGTGCATATCTTCCGGCAGATATCTTTGTGAGATTCCAAAGACTTCTCGGGAATGACATTATTTATATATGCGGTTCGGACGAGAACGGTGCACCCATCTCGATCAAAGCTGAAGCTGAAGGCAAAACACCCCGGGAGATCGTTGATTTTTATCATGACAGCATAACTAAGAGTTTCAAAGATCTTGAGATCGAATTTGATAATTTTTCAGGTACTGCTCGTTCTGTGCATACAGAAATCTCACAGAATTTTTTTCTGGCTCTCTATAATAAAGGTTTTGTCACAGAAAAAACCACACAGCAACTTTATTGTGAGCATGACAAACGATTCCTTGCAGACAGATACATCGAAGGCACCTGTCCATACTGTGGAGCTGAAGGTGCTCGTGGCGACCAATGTGATGGGTGCGGAAAGCTGATCGATGCAACAAAGTTGATCGACCCGAAATGCAAGATATGCGGAAATACTCCCGTAATTAGAGAAACAACTAATTGGTATCTTGAGCTGCCAAAATTCGAGAAACCACTTCGTGAATGGCTGGAAACAAAGAAATCCTACTGGAAAGAGAATGTCCTCAACTTCATACTCAGCTGGCTTGACGAAGGGCTCATCGACAGGTCCATTACACGCGATCTCAACTGGGGTATTCCGGTTCCTCTCGAAGGAGCAGAAGGCAAAGTCCTTTATGTGTGGTTTGATGCGCCAATAGGATATATTTCCTCAACGGTGGAGTGGGCAGAAAAGCTCGGAACGCCTGAACGCTGGAAAGACTATTGGCTCGATCCCGACACAAAACTCATCCATTTTATCGGAAAGGATAATATCCCGTTCCATACGATCACATGGCCCTCTGTGCTTATGGAGCAGGACGAGGAATTTGTCCTCCCCTATGATGTTCCCGCCAATGAATATCTCAATATAAAAGGTCAGAAGACATCGACCAGCAGAAATTATGCAATATGGGTTAAAGATGTAGTAAGAGATTTCAATCCTGAATTTTTACGATATTATCTTGCTGCAATTGCTCCCGAGACCAAGGACAGTGATTTTTCATGGGAAGATTTCCAGGCAAAGATCAATAATGAACTGGCAAATATCCTCGGTAATCTTGCAAACCGTGTCTTTACATTTGTTAATAAATATTTCGATGGAAACATACAAAGACCGGAAAATCTTTCTGAACTATCAAAAAACACTCTGGATGAAGCACACAAACTCATCGTTGACGTCAAAGACTCTTACGAGAATTACAGAGTTCGCAAAGCTGTGAAACTAATCTTAGATATTGCTCGTTCAGGTAATAAATTTTTTGATGAGACGAGTCCATGGAAAGCAGTGAAAGAGAATAAGCAACAGGCTGCTGAAACGCTGTATGTTTGTACAGAACTACTTCGCATCATATCGATCATCCTATCACCGGTGCTTCCAAAGAGCATGCGAGAACTCAGAACGATGCTAAACTTGGATCAACCGCTTAAATGGGATAGTGTCAATACTCCTCTTATTAAAACAAAACTCGGTGAAATACAACGATTATTCAGAAAGATCACCGATAAGGAAGTAAAGCATCAAAATGAACTGCTCGAAATACAGTCCGGATCAGCACCAGTACTCAAACATAAGCCGGAAATCGAGTATGATGACTTTGCTAAGATCGAGCTTCGTGTCGTTAAAGTAATCGCTGCAGAGTCTATCCCAAAAGCAAATAAGCTGCTCAAATTGCAAGTCGAATGCGCTGGCGAGAAACGGCAGGTTGTTGCCGGTTTATCTCAGTATTACAAGCCAGAAGATCTCGTGGGCAAACAGATCGTTCTTCTAATGAACCTGAAGCCGCGCAACCTCATGGGCTTGGAATCGAATGGTATGATCCTCGCTGCAAATTCTGAAGATGGCGTAGCACTTGTAGTACCCGATAAAAAAGTACCGGAAGGAAGTGACGTGCTGTGA
- a CDS encoding SpoIID/LytB domain-containing protein: protein MLYVDVEILPNANTIDLSSSGTITITEEDSPFQLEFSNTSLSIQIPDGIEIVPFWKVGIKKFTSKKDAESFIITFPECYVQELPAISFDGKRFSIEEEYAVYLNTSFGSYEEAKLNTELGSWVEEDYEYSYSDLLIYDIEQQKDYYLRAPICIKSTSHIIVDNVPRSNFWNPQEYVTREYESDLRVMINQIGKMNLIAHVDFENYVAGVIPNEIGTDSPMEAMKAQAVAARSEALSKVLNGVHKDDGFDLCASVHCQVFSGITDINAVTESAVENTRGVVGIYKDKIINAVYSTSCGGKTETSSNAWNGKEVPYLTSIYDGNGSCSYDLTKKYYAEKWITESQPVFCNTDNESGWVKNTYSWQKKYTISEFEQILNGKAKFGTYEGYEVLQRGESGRIIKLKLIGSKGELLLENELLIRQTLGGLRSSLFYISKDSNHIIITGRGSGHGVGMCQMGAITMAKDGTSYEQILKHYFKGIDLRKIGYTDR from the coding sequence ATGCTGTATGTTGATGTTGAAATCCTTCCCAATGCTAACACAATCGACCTTTCATCTTCAGGTACGATTACTATAACAGAGGAAGATTCCCCTTTCCAGCTCGAGTTCTCAAACACATCGCTATCCATACAAATACCTGATGGGATCGAGATCGTTCCTTTCTGGAAAGTTGGCATCAAGAAATTCACATCAAAAAAAGATGCCGAATCCTTTATTATCACGTTCCCGGAATGTTATGTGCAGGAACTCCCTGCAATCTCTTTTGATGGGAAGCGTTTTTCAATAGAAGAAGAGTATGCAGTTTACTTAAATACATCGTTCGGATCTTATGAAGAGGCAAAACTGAACACTGAACTTGGCTCTTGGGTCGAGGAAGATTACGAATATTCATACAGTGACCTTTTAATCTATGATATCGAACAACAAAAGGATTATTACCTTCGAGCGCCAATCTGCATAAAAAGCACATCTCACATCATCGTGGACAATGTTCCCCGATCAAACTTCTGGAATCCACAGGAGTATGTAACACGGGAATATGAATCCGACCTGCGCGTCATGATCAATCAGATCGGTAAGATGAACCTTATCGCACATGTGGATTTCGAGAACTATGTTGCAGGTGTTATTCCGAATGAGATCGGTACAGATTCTCCAATGGAAGCAATGAAAGCGCAGGCAGTAGCAGCCAGATCAGAAGCACTATCAAAAGTACTCAATGGCGTTCATAAGGATGACGGCTTCGACCTTTGTGCGAGTGTCCACTGCCAGGTTTTTTCCGGCATTACAGACATCAATGCAGTCACCGAAAGTGCTGTTGAAAACACGCGCGGTGTTGTTGGAATCTATAAGGACAAGATCATAAATGCGGTGTATTCCACGAGCTGCGGCGGAAAAACAGAAACCAGCTCCAATGCATGGAACGGAAAAGAAGTGCCCTATCTCACAAGTATTTATGACGGCAATGGTTCATGCTCGTACGATCTAACAAAAAAATATTATGCTGAAAAGTGGATAACGGAATCTCAGCCTGTTTTCTGCAATACCGACAATGAATCCGGATGGGTGAAGAACACCTATTCATGGCAGAAAAAATATACAATTAGTGAATTCGAACAGATACTGAATGGCAAAGCAAAATTCGGAACATATGAAGGATATGAAGTTTTGCAACGTGGTGAATCCGGTCGTATCATAAAATTGAAACTCATCGGTTCCAAAGGAGAACTCCTGCTTGAGAACGAGCTTCTCATTCGTCAAACACTCGGCGGTCTGCGCTCATCACTTTTTTATATTTCAAAAGATTCGAATCATATAATTATCACTGGCAGGGGAAGCGGACACGGCGTTGGCATGTGCCAGATGGGTGCTATAACAATGGCAAAGGATGGAACCTCATACGAGCAGATATTGAAGCACTACTTTAAGGGGATCGACCTCAGGAAGATTGGGTATACTGATAGATAG
- a CDS encoding nucleotidyltransferase domain-containing protein, whose translation MELHITENHLKILTLFTNGYSREYYIREVYNKLNLGLQTAQRILDDLEEKGILSSEIKGNIRNFKLQNNQIARDYITLTEQYKKIIFFRDYPIISQVVEKIIPFVNGISMVFGSYAKGNANEDSDLDICVIGECNKSEINNISSRYNISTSIFHYPYEIFEKEYLKDHLLREVIQDHIIITQPDQFVRRIL comes from the coding sequence ATGGAACTACATATTACAGAAAATCATTTAAAAATTTTAACCTTATTCACAAATGGATATTCCCGTGAATACTATATTCGTGAAGTTTACAATAAATTGAACTTGGGTTTGCAAACAGCCCAAAGAATATTGGACGATCTTGAGGAGAAGGGAATATTATCTTCAGAAATTAAAGGAAATATTCGTAATTTTAAACTCCAAAATAACCAAATCGCACGTGATTATATAACATTAACTGAGCAATATAAAAAAATCATATTCTTCCGAGATTATCCAATCATCTCACAAGTAGTTGAGAAAATTATACCCTTTGTAAATGGAATCAGTATGGTATTCGGAAGTTATGCCAAAGGAAATGCAAATGAAGATTCAGATCTTGATATTTGTGTGATCGGAGAATGTAACAAATCTGAAATAAACAATATTTCAAGCAGATATAATATCTCTACAAGCATATTTCACTATCCATATGAAATATTTGAAAAAGAATATCTAAAGGATCATTTATTAAGAGAAGTTATTCAAGACCATATTATAATCACACAACCCGATCAATTCGTTAGGAGGATTTTATGA
- a CDS encoding HEPN domain-containing protein, with protein MNELKWCLKQKRGLKLIESNSNLAEAYLKKAEEAMATMNEISDSSWKISTAYYAMYFSLYSLLQKIGIKSEIHKCTILFAQSYLSDYFSDEELQFLEQAMEQRVENQYYTNVHTNREFYHKVVKEVPKFYVKCKNLISCLTYKEIQHIRNLLNKN; from the coding sequence ATGAATGAGCTTAAGTGGTGTTTAAAGCAAAAGAGAGGACTAAAACTTATAGAATCAAATTCAAATCTTGCTGAAGCTTATCTGAAAAAAGCTGAAGAAGCAATGGCAACAATGAATGAAATCAGTGATTCCAGTTGGAAAATATCCACAGCATATTATGCAATGTACTTTTCACTGTATTCATTGCTGCAAAAAATCGGTATTAAATCAGAAATTCACAAATGTACGATTTTATTTGCCCAATCTTACCTTTCAGATTATTTCTCCGATGAAGAGTTACAATTTCTTGAACAAGCGATGGAGCAAAGAGTCGAAAATCAATATTATACAAATGTTCATACTAATCGAGAATTTTATCATAAAGTTGTTAAAGAAGTTCCAAAATTCTATGTAAAATGCAAAAACCTTATTAGCTGTTTGACATATAAAGAAATACAGCATATTAGGAACCTTCTAAATAAAAATTAG
- the miaB gene encoding tRNA (N6-isopentenyl adenosine(37)-C2)-methylthiotransferase MiaB produces the protein MKSYSFHIKTYGCQMNVADSELVAGILSNAGYIQTDTIEQADIILFNSCTVRQHAEDRVLGRITTEARRKEDNPNMLIGLIGCVAQRKCEQLLEEIDSLDFVVGTDQYRQLPDIISSCLKDKKPLFADVQNNIENYENIYPVRNRGVNAFVTIMRGCNNFCSYCIVPYVRGRERSRDHTEIFNEIEKAGMDGFKDITLLGQNVNSYDDGILTFPELLQQASHIGSIERLRFVTSHPKDLSDKVIDVMAQEPKLCEHLHLPMQSGSDRILQKMNRNYTAEKYLEIINKLRNAMPQIALTTDVMVGFPGETEEEFLHTYNLMKEIRFDYAFMFKYSPRDGTEAAGYQDQIPEEIRLERLQKLIDQQEIITFEKYQEQIGRTVEVYVEQVSKKSDKELSGRTLDNKIAVFQGGKNLISSFVKIKIVDATGWTLKGKQI, from the coding sequence ATGAAATCCTATTCCTTCCACATCAAAACATACGGCTGCCAGATGAATGTTGCAGACAGCGAACTCGTTGCTGGCATTCTGTCAAATGCAGGATATATTCAAACTGATACAATAGAACAAGCGGATATTATATTGTTCAACAGTTGCACGGTTAGACAGCATGCTGAAGACCGGGTTCTTGGGAGAATCACAACCGAAGCAAGGAGAAAGGAGGACAATCCCAACATGCTCATCGGTCTTATCGGATGTGTTGCTCAAAGAAAATGTGAACAACTACTCGAAGAAATAGACAGTCTTGATTTCGTGGTAGGAACCGATCAATATCGGCAACTTCCTGATATAATTTCTTCGTGCTTAAAGGATAAAAAACCTCTTTTCGCAGATGTTCAAAACAACATTGAAAACTATGAAAATATTTATCCGGTCAGAAACAGGGGTGTTAATGCTTTTGTTACGATCATGCGAGGATGTAATAATTTCTGCTCCTATTGCATCGTGCCCTATGTGCGCGGAAGAGAACGCTCACGTGATCATACCGAAATTTTTAATGAAATTGAAAAAGCAGGCATGGACGGTTTTAAGGATATCACGCTTCTTGGTCAGAATGTAAATTCCTATGACGACGGCATACTTACCTTTCCAGAACTCTTACAGCAGGCATCACACATAGGATCGATCGAGCGTCTGCGTTTTGTCACTTCACATCCTAAAGATCTTTCCGATAAAGTCATCGACGTCATGGCACAGGAACCAAAACTGTGTGAGCATCTCCACCTACCCATGCAGTCCGGATCAGATAGAATCCTTCAAAAAATGAACAGAAATTATACGGCTGAGAAATATCTCGAGATAATCAACAAACTCAGAAATGCAATGCCGCAAATTGCACTTACCACAGATGTGATGGTCGGTTTTCCCGGTGAGACTGAAGAGGAATTCTTACACACTTATAATCTCATGAAAGAAATCCGGTTCGACTATGCCTTCATGTTCAAATACTCTCCTCGCGATGGGACTGAAGCAGCAGGATATCAGGATCAAATCCCAGAAGAAATCCGCCTCGAACGCCTTCAAAAACTCATCGATCAGCAGGAAATCATTACCTTTGAAAAATACCAGGAACAAATCGGCAGAACGGTCGAAGTGTATGTGGAACAGGTTAGTAAAAAAAGTGACAAGGAACTTTCAGGGAGAACGCTCGATAATAAAATTGCTGTATTTCAAGGTGGAAAAAACCTCATAAGTAGCTTTGTTAAGATCAAAATAGTTGACGCAACAGGATGGACACTCAAAGGAAAACAAATCTAA
- a CDS encoding NAD(P)/FAD-dependent oxidoreductase encodes MEEVEVLIIGAGIVGLAIAERLSKTFDCVIVAEKEDSFGRHTSSRNSEVIHSGIYYPKNSLKAKLCVKGNDMLYDFMQKHDVHHRKCGKLLIAAKEQEIPILEELLQNGTNNGVQGLEIYSQEQVKEIEPLFKTMGALWVPSTGIMDTHNVMKKLEFLAEENGAMVSYNTEAVGIEKVDDSYIVTFKDGFQVKSPIVINSAGLWSDKVSGMVGIHPEKHNYKIHLCKGEYYKTTKYNNIEHLVYPVPDPTGISLGIHIRINLNGELSFGPNAYYVDELEYSMDETYHRLFHESVSEYLDIEFDEMWQDDAGIRPKLQGKGEGFRDFVIENEKDKGFPNFINLIGIESPGLTCCLAIAEFVENLIEH; translated from the coding sequence ATGGAAGAAGTTGAAGTCTTAATAATCGGTGCCGGGATTGTTGGACTGGCTATTGCAGAACGCCTTTCAAAAACCTTCGATTGCGTTATCGTGGCAGAAAAGGAAGATTCTTTCGGAAGGCATACATCGAGCAGGAACAGTGAAGTGATACATTCGGGGATCTACTACCCAAAAAACTCTCTTAAAGCAAAGCTCTGTGTTAAGGGTAATGATATGCTCTATGACTTTATGCAGAAGCATGATGTACATCATAGAAAGTGCGGAAAACTACTTATTGCCGCAAAAGAACAGGAAATCCCGATCCTGGAGGAATTGCTCCAGAACGGGACGAACAATGGTGTTCAGGGATTGGAAATCTATTCTCAAGAACAAGTGAAAGAGATTGAGCCGCTGTTCAAAACAATGGGTGCACTCTGGGTTCCTTCCACAGGTATTATGGACACTCACAATGTCATGAAAAAGCTCGAATTTCTTGCTGAGGAGAACGGTGCCATGGTATCCTACAACACAGAAGCAGTTGGCATAGAAAAAGTTGATGACAGCTATATTGTCACCTTTAAAGACGGCTTCCAGGTCAAATCTCCTATTGTGATAAATTCTGCAGGATTATGGTCGGATAAAGTGTCCGGTATGGTTGGCATACACCCGGAAAAACATAACTACAAAATTCATCTCTGCAAAGGTGAATACTACAAAACTACCAAGTATAATAATATCGAACACCTGGTCTATCCTGTTCCTGATCCGACAGGTATCTCTCTTGGAATTCATATTAGAATAAATTTGAATGGTGAACTATCGTTCGGTCCTAATGCATATTATGTTGATGAGCTAGAATACAGTATGGATGAAACCTATCACAGACTATTCCATGAATCCGTCTCAGAATACCTCGACATCGAATTTGATGAAATGTGGCAGGATGATGCAGGCATTCGACCCAAGCTGCAGGGAAAAGGAGAGGGATTCCGGGATTTTGTTATCGAAAATGAAAAAGATAAAGGTTTTCCCAATTTCATAAATTTAATCGGTATCGAGTCTCC